The Hordeum vulgare subsp. vulgare chromosome 7H, MorexV3_pseudomolecules_assembly, whole genome shotgun sequence DNA window ATCGGGTAATAATATGCTGCAGCTTTGCGCCAACGACAAGCAGGAGCTGCAAGTTACTCCATTGTTAACAATTGTCATCACTAAGATAAAAGGGCTATTTTGAGCTTGCTTTTACTAAATAAGCATAAGAACTAACATAGGCGTGATCAGAACTGAGAAGTACTCTACAAAATAGGATATTCGAATCCACAGATGTGTTGTAGCAGAGGAATACTTACAAATAGAGGCAGGAAAGCTAACCAGAAGTATGTGTGCCATCCTGCATTTGGTGGTACATAAAATTATAAAGAACATGCACAACAGAAACATATTAAAGCATATCCTGGTCATTGATCAACAAAAAGGCCGATACCGATGTACGAAACCTTAAGATAACTCATGTAAAGCATGCTTAAAATTTATTCAACAGCCAAGTGCTTGGTTCAGGTTATTCATCAGATTCGACTGGTTAGAGTTTAAATGACAACATATAGTGGGAAAAAAAAAGTAAAATTATTGCTGGGAATATTACTACATTGCATATCTAAAGACCTAAAAAGACATGTGTTGAGTGGTTCAGTCAGACGTACCATTTATATTTAGCAAAAGGAAAAGGACAACAAAAAGCCACAGGTACCAGCTGCATGAAAGTTACTAATATTAAAGGTACGTATATATTCAAGTCAAAGTTAGAACTTCTTTACAAGAATACCAACCTGATACCAACAACCCTCTTAAAGTCATGCTCAAGGGCACGGGTCATGTACTTGTGGAAATCAAATTTTGGGTGGTTTGGGTAGTGTATCTGAATTAATTGGAAGGAACAAAATACCCTATTAGCTTCAAGAATTCAATAGCAGTACAGATAAATACACGAGAAAAATATGCAAGAGTTAAGCTAAATAATATATCTTACTAAGACGAATGCTGATCTAAGCGCTTCATAATCTGATTTACCCACAGAATCGTGAAATTGCTTCAAGAACGCAATCTGCATTGAATGAATCAAACCTTTATGGTCAAGTTGTAGATAGACTAACAGACATAGTGACACACAAAACGAAGATAGTTCAAATAAATATAAATATTATCGCAATAACACATACCGCGCGACTGGGAGCAATTCATTATGGTAAATGATAAATGGATGTTTTCTGGATATTGATTGATCTACTGAAAACATCATACAGCAGGAGCACCTTGAAGCCCTGACGTACTGCAGTTTTGTGCACATGCTTGCCATATTTTGAGGACAGTGTGTGTTCAGGCCATAAACCCAGCTGCTGATTCATTATCCCCAAACTAATAAATGATAGAGCATTCATTGGTAGACAACTATGATAATCTACTAAGCAGCATGATATGTATGTTAGACATGAGATATTGTAGGGATAGATATTGTGTGTTGTAACTTCTTTATGTTTAACTTTCTATCCCTATCTCTCTCATGTATATCTCTAGTTGGTTATTCTCCCAACCGATCACCACTCAAAATATAACCTTCGGCCCTCCTATTGGAGAGGCAAGGCGCATCATATCTTTCTACATGGTATACAGAGCAGGCCCTTCCATCTCATCTAGCTAATCTCCATCGACCTCCCACCACCTCCCGTCCACCATGTCGTCCTCCATCGCCCCCATCACTGCCGCCCTCAACTACAACACCTCCGAGCCCCTCTCCAGGACGAACTATGTCCTTTGGAGAGCTCAAGCACGATCCCAGATAATGGGCGCCGGCTTGTTTGGCTATATAgatcaaaccctagaagagcCTTCCAAAACCATCTCCATCAAAGACAAAGACGGCAAGGATCAGGTTGTTCCAAACCCTGACTATGCCCCCTGGTTGATCCAGGATCAACAGATTGTTGCCTATCTTCTTCGCAACCTGTCCAAAGAGGTACTTGTCCAAGTTGCTTCCCTCGAATCTTCACATGCGATATGGGCTGCTCTCGCAGCTATGTTCGCCGCCGTCTCCCTGTCCCGCGTCAACAATATTCGATCTGCACTCACCAATGCCCAGAAAGGTACTCAATCGGCCTCGGCATACTTTGGGCACATGCGCTCCCTCTCCGATGAGCTCGCGGCGGCGGGCAAACCACTCGGGGAGGGGGAGCTCATCTCCTTCATCGTCGCGGGCCTGGACATGGACTACCAGCCTATCATCTCCGCCCTCGACGTCCGCACCGAGCCTGTCACCATCGACGcacttttctccctcgtggcgaaCTTCGATCAGCGGATCGAGATGTTCCACGGTGGTGGCGCCGGTGGCTTCAAGTCATCTGCCAACGCGGCCTCCCGGGGTTGCTCAAACGCCGGCAGGGGTGGCTACCGCAACCAGAAGGGCAGTGGTGGCGGTGGTCCTCGTAGCAACGGCGACGGCTAtggcgcccctggtggcggcaacTATGGCTCTGGTGGTGGCCATCAcaacggtggcggcggcggctatcACCAGGGTGGCGGTTCTGGTGGTCCTTACCATCAGAACAATGGAGGAGGCGGAGGCTATGGTGGCAGTGGCGGTGGCCACTATCACCAGAACTCCTCGGCCGGCGGCAACAACACTCGGCGCcctcccaacaacaacaacagggggCGCCCCTTCCAAGGGTATGACGGCTATGAGGGCCGCTGCCAAATCTATAAGAAATCCAATCACATTGCCAAGGACTGCGATTGGCGCTATACCGATGACCATAACTACCAAAGCAAGAAGATTGCAGCCGCAGCAGATGTATCCTATGGTGTTGATACCAACTGGTATATGGACACGGGCGCCACAAACCATATCACTGGTGAGTTAGAAAAGCTGTCAATGCCGGAGAAATACCGTGGCCACGATCAAGTCTACACTGCTGCCAATGGTACTGGTATGAAGATAAGTTATATTGGTCATTCATTTATCAAAACCCCACACAAAAACCTTGCCCTTAATGAAATCCTTCATGTTCCCAATGCTTCCAAAACTCTATTATCCGTTCATCGTATTGCCCTTGATAACAATGTGTTTCTAGAATTTCACCCATTCTTTTTTTTTTATCAAGGATCAGGTCACGAAGAAAATTCTTCATAGAGTTGTTTGTGTCCAAGGCCTCTATGCTTTGCTTCCCCAATACTGCCAAGCAAATAAACAAGTCTATGGTGCCATCAAGCTTTCTGCTAAAAGGTGGCACAGTCGCTTAGGCCATCCTTCGTTTGCTACTGTTCATCGTATTCTTAGTACAAATAATCTCCCAGTTGTTGGTAAGAGAAATCCAGAAACCATTTGTGATTCATGTCAACGAGCTAAAATTCATCAATTACCATATCCTATGTCTCTTAGCATCTCTACTaaacctttgcaacttattttttCTGATGTATGGGGTCCAACACCTACTTCTGTTGGTAGGCACCAATACTATGTGAGTTTTATTGATGATTTTAGCAAATACACATGGATATATCTTCTTAAGAAACGTTCTGATGTGTTTCAAGTGTTTCATAACTTTCAAGCTCTTGTAGAGCGCCAATTTGATAGTAAAATACTTGCAGTCCAGTCTGACTGGGGTGGTGAGTATGAGAAGCTAAATTCTTTCTTTCAAAAGATTGGCATATCTCACCATGTCTCATGCCCACATGCTCATCAGCAGAATGGCTCTGCTGAGAGAAAACATCGCCACATTGTCGAAGTAGGCTTAGCACTCCTAGCTTCTGCCTCTATGCCCTTAAAGTTCTGGGATGAGGCTTTTCTTACAGCTGTTTACCTTATTAACATGTGGCCCAGTCGCACTATTTCTCATGAAACTCCCACAGAATGCCTTCTTCATGTCACACCGGATTACTCCGCTCTTCGTGTTTTCGGTTGTGCCTGTTGGCCCAACCTACGTCCATATAATACTCGCAAACTTATGTATCGCTCCACACAATGTGTTTTCCTTGGCTATAGTGCCCAACACAAAGGTGTCAAGTGCCTTGACGTGTCTACCGGTCGTGTGTACATCTCACGTGACGTAGTCTTTGATGAAACTCAGTTTCCGTTTTCACATCTTCACCCCAATGCTGGTGCACTTCTTTGAAAAGAAATTCTTCTCCTACCACCTAACCTTTCCAATGTCTCGTGTGCGGACGCTGATATTTGTACTGACCAAAATATGACTAATCCATCTTCTACTACACCTGAGCACACTTCTGCAGGACCAATCAGCGCCCATGACGATCTGCTGCAGCTCTCCTTGGGATCGCCACAACTGCCCGTGTCAGCCCCGACCGCATCCTCCTCGGGCTTGCCGTCGCGTCAGGACGCGTCCTGCATGCATGCGCCAGCACCGACAGCATCCACTTCGGGATCGCTGCCGCGTCGGGACGCCAGGGGGCCTCCACCATCCTCTGCTCCGAGCCCCCTGTCTGACGCCACGTGTCGCCCGTCCCCCGCGCTGGACTCCGCGTCTGCTGCACGACAACCGACCGCGCGGTACGCGCCGGTCCCACTGGTGTACGACCGACGGCCCGTGCCGGTTCCCACGACGCTGGTTCCTGTGTCCTCTGCGCCAGGCGGGCCAGATCGACACACCGCTGGCTCTGGTGACGCTGCTGGACCCGATGTTGATTTGGTTGCCTCGCCTGGATCTTCTGCGACATCGTCAGGCTCCCTTGCGGCCTCACCCACCTCCGCGTCGGTTGGCCCCGCCACAGCTGATCCGACGGACCAGCAGCAGTTGACAGCGGCTGGATCCTCTGTGGCTGTGACCAATTCTGCAGCACCTCGTACACGACTCCGAGATGGCACTATCCCACGGACAAACTACAAAACTAGGTATGGCCTAGTTGCCTCTGTTCTAACAGATGAACCCCGCACAGTTGATGAAGCATTGGCTGATCCCAAGTGGCGCATGGCTATGGAAGAGGAGTTTCACGCTCTCCAGAAAAATCACACGTGGCATCTTGTTCCTCCTAGACAAGGTAAAAATGTCATTGATTGCAAATGGGTGTACCGCATCAAACGCAGATCTGATGGTACTATTGATCGCTATAAAGCCAGACTTGTTGCCAAGGGGTTCAAACAAAGGTATGGACTGGATTATGAGGACACATTCAGTCCTGTTGTTAAAGCTGCTACCATTCGCCTTGTTTTATCAGTTGTTGTGTCCAGAGGATGGAGTCTCAGACAGCTAGATGTGCAGAATGCGTTTCTTCacggtgttctggaagaggaagttTATATGAAGCACCTCCTGGGTTTGAGGACAAACATAAATCATCTCATATCTGAAGGCTTGATAAATCTCTCTATGGACTCAAGCAAGCACCACGAGCATGGTATTCTCGTTTGAGTTCTAAGCTGCACACTCTTGGTTTTATTCCCTCCAAGTCTGATACATCCTTGTTCATTTACAATAAGTCACAGATAGCTATCTTTGTACTtatctatgtggatgatattattgtTACTAGCTCCTCCAATGAAGCTATTACTGCTCTTCTAAAGGATTTAAATTCAGaatttgctctaaaggatcttggAGATCTCCATTACTTTCTTGGCATTGAGGtcaagagaaataaagaagggggTCTTCATCTCTCTCAGGTAAAATATGCATCTGATCTATTGAACAAGGCAGGGTTACAAGGATGCAAACCGTCACCAACACCCCTTTCCAGCTCAGAAAAATTGTCCCTTACAGAAGGGGTTGCTTTGAATTCAAAGGATGGCACAAAATACAGAAGTCTGGTAGGAGCACTTCAGTACTTGACACTCACCAGGCCTAATATTTCCTTTGCAGTCAATAAGGTTTGTCAGTTTCTCCATGCACCTACCTCAGCTCACTGGACTGCTGCTAAGCGCATCTTGAGATATGTTAAGCACACCTTGGATGTTGGACTCACCTTCAGTAAATCTCCTTCCACACTTGTCAGTGCTTTTTCTGACTCTAACTGGGCAGGTTGTCTGGATGATAGAAGATCTACAGGTGGGTTTGCAGTTTTCTTTGGACTCAATCTCATATCATGGTGTGCCAAGAAACAGGCAACTGTCTCTAGATCCAGTACTGAGGCAGAATACAAGGCACTGGCAAATGCAACAGCTGAAGTTATATGGGTAAAACCAATGCTCAAGGAGCTTGGGATATTTCATATACAAACTCCATGTCTttggtgtgataatcttggtgcTACATATCTTTTTGCAAATCCGGTCTTTCATGCAAGGACCAAGCATATTGAAATTGATTATCACTTTGTTCGAGAAAGAGTTGCAAGCAAAGAATTGGAAATCCGGTTTGTTCCTTCAAGAGATCAAGTTGCAGACGGCTTCACAAAGGCCCTAGCTacaagaccatttgaggaatttaagCGTAATCTAAACTTGAGAAGCTTAGATTAAGAGAGGGTGTTAGACATGAGATATTGTAGGGATAGATATTGTGTGTTGTAACTTCTTTATGTTTAACTTTCTATCCCTATCTCTCTCATGTATATCTCTAGTTGGTTATTCTCCCAACCGATCACCAGTCAATATATAACCTTCGGCCCTCCTATTGGAGAGGCAAGGCGCATCATATCTTTCTACAATGTAAATATGACATTGTGATTTCCTATTACTTTCATCCAGTGTCAGTTAATAAAAGTTGACAGTTCTGTCTAATTCCATGTTTTTAAGGCATCTATAAGCAGGCGTCTCTTAGGCAGTAAGGTGCCCTGGCAGCTCCCTAGCATTTTGTCTGCCTTAGGCGCTTATGTGTCGCTTAGGCGGTAAGGTGGGGTAGATTGCCTAATGAAGCCTTACCGCCTTAAAAACCTTGGTCAGATTTACTTTTGCATGTTACACAAATGAGAAGCAGTGAACGCATGCAATTTAATCGAGGCTACTGCATGCAATGTGATAAACATGTCTACCATAGTGAACCCTTATGTTACATATAGATAATGATTTGGATAAATGCATGCACGCAATCGAGGATGCAGATAGACCGTTCTAGATAACTGAATGGAGCAATATAACAGGACGGGCAGACGACTTACAATCCAGCTCACAACAGCCAGCTGCTTCCAAAACCCCCTTGTTCGCTCACTGACCAATTCACCCTGATTACGGCGTAGCAAAACATGCATTGGTGTAGCGTTTCCTACAATATCTGTTTGTACTTCAACTGTTTCTCCAGAAAGAAAACAGAACATTGAGCAAGAAATCTTTAACAACTATTATGTAAAATGCAAACAGTCCCTTTACAGCATAAATGAAGGGAAAAGGGGCCAATTACAGGCAGAATAAGATTATAACGCGTCGGCACCATTAGGAGCCAGTGCAAATTAGGAGACTCGGTTTCCATTCCTATGCATGGTGGTAGCTACGCAGTACGCATGCATGGTGGCAGCtatacaccctttggcataagtgACTTCTTTATATATATGACCTGTCGAGTTTCTTATGGCATTGGCACAAGTGCATTTTTGTTGTATAGAAATGACCTTTTCTCACTTCTCTTTGTCTTTTTTATTACCTTTTTGACACAAGTGCATTTTCCCGGTAACCGAGTTGACTTCCCCTGGCATCACACTCCTCTTCAATGCTGGTTCTTACGAAAAGAAAGCAAGAAGCATGGGTTGGGTAGAAAGAGCCTTTTCTCACTTCGCTCAGTCTTTTAGCTTGCCTTTTTGGCATAATTGCTTGTTTGCTTACCTGACTGGTCCAAAGTCACGATATATTCATTATAGAATTATTTTTCATCGTCCAAAATAATTTACCAAAATAAATAGAGATAAAAATTGAGGCcgtgtgtagctaccaccatggaTGGCAATTTATTTCCGAATCGCATAATTGTTGCAGAATTTGACCAATGGCCAGGATGTGGACACATGGGGCATATCTAGTAGAGCCAAAGGGTGCGCAGAACACCTGAGCAACCCCATACGACAGATTTATTTTCAGGGATAAATTATGTATAGGTATATGGGCATATGGCCCCAATATGTTATAATATTAAGGACCTAAATAATTTTGATGCTTCCTATTCAACATTATAAGTTATGGAATTTGCCTCTAAATTTGGTATTGCTCTGACCGGTACAGAGGGCAAGTGTTTACAAATATTTTCTGCATTTTTTTTTAATCTTGTGAAAACAAAGTTACAAAATAAGTACCGACATTCGACAATCAACTCTTGCATGAGCAAGAGGTTTACAAATTTTCAATAAATTATGTATCTGGACAGGACAACTTCTGACTGTAGCTGCACACACCCATTCAAAATTTTCTAGTACAAGACAACTGAACCTGCAGAACAATAATTCAAGACAACTTGAAAAAGTGTTTGATTTGATGCAaataatgtactccctccgtcccaaaatatgtGACTCAAAATAACTCagttttgtactaactttagtataaagtagagtcacttttgagtcacttattttgggacggagggagtaccaaatATCAGCCTTCCAATGCTAATTTAATTTTAACATTACTTGAAGCTCAGAAAGATCACAGGCAAGAACCAGTACGAACAGCTTGAATAACTGCGTAGTAGCACGAGAATGCTGGGGTCGGGGTGGGGGTGGTGCTAAAATAACACGGGTCTAAAGAATATAATTGCACTTCTAAATTAACAGTGCATATGGATAACAGTCACGAATCATGACCGACTCTCTCTTTACTATGTCATATTTCTTCATTATATGTCCTGTATATAACTAAATTATATAATGTCACTTAGGAAGCCCGCATCAAGTACTTACTAAATCAATCAAGGAAACAAAAAAGATAGGGTAATAACGCACATTTCTGCTGTATATCTCGGTGAATTCCAGTCTCCCAATGCTTCCATCTTCTTATCTAGAAAATTTTAAATGGAGTAAGTTTGTCGTCCACAAACATGGTCATACCAAATTTTATATTTGAAGATGTACCTTCGCTCCACCAAGAAATATTGTTGTAGCGCAGAAAACCACATGGACCAATCCAAGTACAAATATGAATATGTGCAGCTGATGCAATGCCTCCAGTGATAGAAACGGGACATCACCCTGAAACAGAGCAAGCCTATCTTTATAATGATCATTCTAGGATGCATTTCTGCATAACACGCTTCAACTGCTTCCTTtttaaggaatgtcactttatattgcttccTGTGACAGATAAATAACAGAAGGCGTTTCTACCCAATATAGAAGGACTGTATCTCATAAAATAAGTGGCCAACAATAAGACATCCAGTTCGAAGATACAATCAGGTTTCAGTTCCAGGAAAATGATGGCTCAACATCTTTGCGAATATGGTACTTCCTAACCTTTTTGTTGCAAACTATGGCACCTTCTTCTACAACTTTGTGATTCTCTCTCTTGCATGGAAGCATGAAATGTGTAGCGGTTTCCGGAATGCAAATGTGAACAATAAAACCCTGTGAGAGACTCAGGATGAAGGAAATGAATCCAAGAAGCATTAACTCTGCATAGGTAGCCATTGAACTAGATAAGAcacagaagaacaacaagaagaagaaatcaatatcaTATAGTAAGATTGTTTGAAAAAAAATATCATATAGTAAGTGAGCAAAACATATCATATAGTAAGTGAGCAAAATATTTGCCAGAACTTTAAGCATGTAGTTAGCTTAAAGTTACTAATAATGAATGAAGCTGAATGGTCCGACTCATAGGGCATGCTGATATGCCAATTGACAAGTTCACACAACAATATTCCTGAACGTTACCTTCTTTTAGTCTCTGTAGAGCTGAATACAATGTTTTCTGCT harbors:
- the LOC123411518 gene encoding MLO-like protein 13 isoform X2, translated to MDDASLEHTPTWVVAAVCFVIVSVSLAAERFLHYLGKALKHKQQKTLYSALQRLKEELMLLGFISFILSLSQGFIVHICIPETATHFMLPCKRENHKVVEEGAIVCNKKGDVPFLSLEALHQLHIFIFVLGLVHVVFCATTIFLGGAKIRRWKHWETGIHRDIQQKFEVQTDIVGNATPMHVLLRRNQGELVSERTRGFWKQLAVVSWIIAFLKQFHDSVGKSDYEALRSAFVLIHYPNHPKFDFHKYMTRALEHDFKRVVGISWYLWLFVVLFLLLNINGWHTYFWLAFLPLFLLLVVGAKLQHIITRLAQEAAASLADTTNQVPNIKPSKEHFWFGKPSIVLHLIHFILFQNAFEIGFFFWVLVTYGFDSCIMEKKAYAISRLVIGLIIQVVCSYITLPLYAIVTHMGGDIKLQALGSGVHESVANWATGARKRGRSETSLRNSLTFFKKTGVPDPVAGRGDSVEIPVVRAPNERFGSSRNMLAPTAVPDLDEIVSVVDVDSRR